Proteins encoded within one genomic window of Polaribacter sp. NJDZ03:
- a CDS encoding ferritin translates to MLSPIIEKALNEQIKVEAQSSQIYLAMASWAEVLGFEGVAQFMYAHSDEERMHMLKLVKFVNERGGHAKVSALDAPPVEFGAFKEMFQELFNHEVYVSDCINDLIDICLQEKDYATHNFLQWYVSEQIEEEALARNILDKIKLIGDDKGGFYLFDNDIKQLITAVPTVQP, encoded by the coding sequence ATGTTATCACCAATTATTGAAAAAGCATTAAACGAACAGATAAAAGTAGAAGCACAATCTTCTCAAATATATTTGGCAATGGCTTCTTGGGCAGAAGTTTTAGGTTTTGAAGGAGTTGCACAATTTATGTATGCACATTCAGACGAAGAAAGAATGCACATGTTAAAGTTGGTGAAATTTGTAAATGAACGTGGCGGGCATGCAAAAGTATCTGCATTAGATGCACCTCCGGTAGAATTTGGAGCTTTTAAAGAAATGTTTCAAGAATTATTTAATCATGAAGTGTATGTATCTGATTGTATTAATGACTTAATTGATATTTGTTTACAAGAAAAAGATTACGCAACACATAACTTTTTACAATGGTACGTTTCTGAGCAAATTGAAGAAGAAGCATTGGCAAGAAATATCTTAGATAAAATAAAGTTAATTGGTGATGATAAAGGAGGTTTTTACCTGTTTGATAATGATATTAAACAATTAATTACTGCAGTACCAACTGTGCAACCATAA
- the dapA gene encoding 4-hydroxy-tetrahydrodipicolinate synthase, which yields MQKFIGTGVALITPFKEDLSVDFDALIKLVNFNIENGTDYLVINGTTGESGTITKEEKQEIINVIIKTNNKRLPLVLGVGSNNTGLVIEELQTRDFTGLDGILSVAPYYSKPTQEGFYQHFKAIAQATDLPIILYNVPGRTAKNMEPATTIRLANEFSNIVAIKEAGNNQQQYYTLLKDKPADFLIISGDDDMALGVALAGGSGVISVIGQAFPKQFSTMINHGLQGNNKEGYDIHYKMMDIVDFIFEENNPAGVKTVLQELGICRNEVRLPLVKASAELQSKIAKFVTNFK from the coding sequence ATGCAAAAATTTATTGGAACTGGAGTTGCGTTGATAACACCTTTTAAAGAAGATTTAAGTGTAGATTTTGATGCGCTTATAAAATTGGTGAACTTTAACATCGAAAACGGAACAGATTATTTGGTTATCAATGGTACAACTGGAGAAAGCGGAACAATTACCAAAGAAGAAAAACAAGAGATAATAAATGTTATTATTAAAACAAATAATAAACGTTTGCCTTTAGTTTTAGGTGTTGGAAGTAACAACACTGGTTTGGTTATAGAAGAACTACAAACAAGAGATTTTACAGGTTTAGACGGTATTCTATCTGTAGCACCTTATTATAGCAAGCCTACTCAAGAAGGCTTTTATCAGCATTTTAAAGCGATTGCACAAGCTACAGATTTACCTATTATTTTGTATAATGTACCTGGTAGAACTGCAAAAAACATGGAGCCTGCAACCACAATACGTTTGGCTAATGAATTTAGCAATATAGTCGCTATTAAAGAAGCAGGTAATAACCAACAACAGTATTATACGCTGTTAAAAGATAAACCAGCAGATTTTTTAATTATTTCTGGAGATGATGATATGGCTTTAGGAGTTGCATTAGCAGGTGGTTCTGGAGTGATTTCTGTTATAGGGCAAGCTTTTCCGAAGCAGTTTTCTACGATGATAAATCATGGTTTACAAGGCAATAACAAAGAAGGATATGACATTCATTATAAAATGATGGACATTGTAGATTTTATTTTCGAAGAGAATAACCCTGCAGGGGTAAAAACAGTTTTACAAGAATTAGGTATTTGTAGAAATGAAGTTCGTTTACCTTTAGTAAAAGCAAGTGCAGAACTTCAATCTAAAATTGCTAAATTTGTAACGAACTTTAAATAG
- a CDS encoding esterase-like activity of phytase family protein gives MKKVIFGVLLTSLFFSCKNTKQTQLNFLDEFVLADSISFQNSIIGGLSGVDYANGAYYFVVDDARNPRFVKAKISIKQNKIETVDFENVVFLNDTTTSYYKENVLDLESIFVNSETEEVYFVGEGSINNDKSPTIFKTDLNGKFIDAYELPKSLNDNKMIKHNAVFEGSSKSLDGKGFWVAMEGPLTTDGEDPTFTKASSPVRITYFDKTSKKATKQFAYQLEHITKPSKGNINLNGVTSILEYKENHFFIIERTYQSGYGAYGNVVRIFDAIIDDKTTNVLNVNSLKESKFIPLKKRLLLNFDDIKEHLTDGIIDNIEGITFGPKLANGNQSLVLVADDNFQVYGRQLNQFILLEIVH, from the coding sequence ATGAAAAAAGTAATATTTGGTGTGCTACTTACAAGTCTTTTTTTCTCTTGTAAAAATACGAAGCAGACGCAGTTAAATTTTTTAGATGAATTTGTTTTAGCAGATTCAATTTCGTTTCAAAATTCAATTATTGGTGGTTTATCGGGTGTAGATTATGCAAACGGCGCGTATTATTTTGTGGTAGATGATGCTAGAAATCCGCGTTTTGTGAAAGCTAAAATTAGCATCAAACAAAATAAAATTGAGACAGTAGATTTTGAAAATGTTGTTTTTCTAAACGATACCACTACATCTTATTATAAAGAAAATGTCTTAGATTTAGAATCTATTTTTGTAAATTCAGAAACCGAAGAGGTTTATTTTGTTGGGGAAGGATCTATTAATAATGATAAAAGTCCGACTATCTTTAAGACAGATCTAAACGGAAAATTTATAGACGCTTACGAACTTCCTAAAAGTTTAAATGATAATAAAATGATAAAGCACAATGCTGTTTTTGAAGGTTCGTCTAAAAGTTTGGATGGAAAAGGATTTTGGGTGGCAATGGAAGGTCCTTTAACAACAGACGGAGAAGATCCTACTTTTACAAAAGCATCATCTCCGGTTAGAATTACATATTTTGATAAAACATCAAAAAAAGCCACAAAGCAATTTGCGTATCAACTAGAACATATTACAAAACCATCTAAAGGGAACATCAATTTAAATGGCGTTACTTCAATTTTAGAATACAAAGAAAATCACTTTTTTATTATTGAAAGAACGTATCAAAGTGGTTATGGAGCTTATGGAAATGTTGTAAGAATTTTTGATGCAATTATAGACGATAAAACAACCAACGTTTTAAATGTAAATTCTTTAAAAGAGTCTAAATTTATTCCGCTTAAAAAGCGCTTATTATTAAATTTTGATGACATAAAAGAACACTTAACAGACGGAATTATAGATAACATAGAAGGGATTACTTTTGGACCCAAATTAGCAAACGGAAATCAATCTTTAGTTTTAGTTGCTGATGATAATTTTCAGGTGTACGGCAGACAATTAAATCAATTTATTTTATTAGAAATTGTACATTAA
- a CDS encoding M1 family aminopeptidase, translated as MFLTIFKQELKYWFNKPVFYIYIAIFLLISFFLSATSAGIWDGVTGTTGSSRIVNSPIGVTGIINAFTVLIFFLFPSIIGVSIYRDFKSEMHTILYSYPFTKANYLFAKFFSGIVVVSAIVLVVAFGMIIGFRFPGTNSDIVGDFNIMTYLTTYLVYILPNILFFGAVVFAVVTFSRNVAAGFITVIILMFVQGAISSILSEPEHATLLAILDPFGASASSYYTKYWTVSEQNELQIPIKELVIYNRLLWLVISSLVFGLVFKYFKFSQNAITISFRKAKSERVIKSNFRGITRISLPKVTHDYSFIQNLKVMWRLSNIDFKYIFKSLPFICILIVGLLMLFGTLFVSSEIFGTDTLPVTWQMLGGGSIFSLFVINVCTFLYAGMLVQRARTAKINHLVDSTPIPNWTLLFSKLIAILKMQLVLLAVIMVSGMLFQAYQGYYNFEIGHYIKELFGLKFLNYVIWAFLAIFVQTLFKNQYLGLLVLLIVAIGIPFLDLIGIELAIFKYNEGPGFSYSDMNGYGSALSRYLWYKLYWVLGGTLLLIASILFWVRGLPSSFKERIEIAEARFRTPQKISLAVILVAFLTLGVTIYQATKSDEENTASKQAELNAVEWEKKYKKYEDYKQPRIVAVNADVAIYPKKRTYKASAVFTMINKTDKAIDSIFLNHNSLESTFEFNKPNNLVLEDTIFNFDIYKFENRIQPGDSLQLTVHLKSNKNTMFQQKSPIRENGTFINSNMFPSLGYSAGGELTDNKTREKYDLPPNNLQAQPTDSTALGNTYISKDSDWIDFEATVSTSEDQIAIAPGYLQKEWTAEGRKYFHYKMDSKMLNFYAFNSARYQVKKEMWNGISLEIYYHKPHDYNLDRMMKGMKASVTYNEKNFSPYQHKQLRIIEFPRTQGTFAQSFANTIPFSEGFGFIAAVDDTNDDGVDYPFAVTVHEVAHQWWAHQVIGADVLGATMLSESLSEYVSLKVLEHQNGKPKMRTFLKEALDGYLMQRTMERKREKALMYNDGQGYIRYQKGSLVFYALSDYIGEENLNGALKKYVEKVKFQEAPYTTSVEMVNYIRKVTPDSLQYIIKDMFETITLYKNRIVDVKSTQLANGKYQVDIEFEVSKYRNDEKGKKFYGEKVGDTLRYQTEKMSKPILSLPLQDYIDIGVFAKEEVDGKTKEKELYLKKHKITQINNKITIIVNEKPVEVGVDPYNKLIDTQSDDNRRKL; from the coding sequence ATGTTTTTAACTATTTTTAAACAAGAATTAAAATACTGGTTTAACAAGCCTGTCTTTTATATTTACATAGCAATATTTTTACTAATTTCTTTCTTTTTATCCGCAACATCTGCAGGTATTTGGGATGGAGTTACAGGAACCACAGGTTCTTCTAGAATTGTAAATTCGCCAATTGGTGTTACAGGAATTATTAATGCATTTACGGTTTTAATATTCTTTTTATTTCCATCAATAATCGGAGTTTCTATTTATAGAGATTTTAAGAGTGAAATGCATACCATTTTGTATTCGTATCCGTTTACAAAAGCCAATTATTTATTCGCAAAATTTTTTAGCGGTATTGTAGTGGTTTCTGCTATCGTTTTGGTGGTTGCCTTTGGGATGATTATTGGTTTTAGATTTCCAGGAACCAACTCAGACATTGTGGGCGATTTTAATATAATGACGTATTTAACAACTTACTTGGTGTACATTTTACCCAATATATTGTTTTTTGGAGCAGTTGTTTTTGCGGTTGTTACTTTTTCTAGAAATGTAGCTGCTGGTTTTATTACCGTAATTATTTTAATGTTTGTACAAGGTGCAATTTCTAGTATTTTATCTGAACCAGAACACGCAACTTTGTTGGCAATTTTAGATCCTTTTGGGGCTTCTGCATCTTCTTATTATACTAAATACTGGACCGTTTCTGAACAAAATGAATTGCAAATTCCTATTAAAGAATTGGTTATTTATAACCGTTTGCTTTGGTTGGTAATTTCTTCTTTAGTTTTTGGCTTGGTGTTTAAGTACTTTAAATTCAGTCAGAATGCAATTACAATTTCTTTTAGAAAAGCAAAATCAGAAAGAGTTATAAAATCTAATTTCAGGGGAATTACTAGAATTAGTTTACCAAAAGTAACACACGATTATTCTTTTATTCAGAATTTAAAAGTGATGTGGAGGTTGTCTAACATCGACTTTAAATACATCTTTAAAAGTTTACCATTTATCTGTATTCTTATTGTAGGACTATTAATGTTATTTGGAACCTTATTTGTTTCTAGTGAAATTTTTGGAACAGATACACTGCCCGTAACTTGGCAAATGTTAGGCGGAGGTAGTATTTTTAGCTTATTTGTTATAAATGTTTGTACTTTTTTATATGCAGGTATGTTGGTACAAAGAGCTAGAACAGCAAAAATAAACCACTTGGTAGATAGTACTCCAATACCAAATTGGACGTTATTATTCTCTAAATTAATTGCTATTTTAAAAATGCAATTGGTTTTATTGGCAGTCATTATGGTTTCTGGTATGTTGTTTCAGGCGTATCAAGGATATTATAATTTTGAGATTGGTCATTACATAAAAGAGTTATTTGGGTTAAAATTTTTAAACTATGTAATTTGGGCTTTCTTGGCAATATTTGTACAAACCTTATTTAAAAATCAATATTTAGGTTTACTAGTTTTATTGATTGTTGCAATCGGAATTCCGTTTTTAGATTTAATAGGAATTGAGTTAGCAATCTTTAAATATAACGAAGGACCAGGTTTTAGTTATTCGGATATGAATGGTTACGGTTCTGCATTGTCTAGATATTTATGGTACAAATTATACTGGGTTTTAGGCGGGACATTATTACTGATAGCAAGTATTTTATTTTGGGTTAGAGGTTTACCAAGTTCTTTTAAAGAAAGAATAGAAATAGCCGAAGCAAGATTTAGAACACCTCAAAAAATTAGTTTAGCAGTTATTTTAGTGGCTTTTTTAACTTTAGGAGTTACTATTTATCAAGCAACAAAATCTGACGAAGAAAATACAGCATCTAAACAAGCCGAATTAAATGCGGTAGAATGGGAGAAAAAATATAAAAAATACGAAGATTATAAACAACCAAGAATTGTAGCAGTTAATGCCGATGTTGCTATTTATCCGAAGAAAAGAACGTACAAAGCCAGTGCTGTTTTTACAATGATAAATAAAACGGATAAAGCAATTGATAGTATTTTCTTAAATCATAATTCATTAGAAAGTACGTTTGAGTTTAATAAACCAAACAACTTGGTTTTAGAAGACACCATTTTCAATTTTGATATTTACAAATTTGAGAATAGAATACAACCAGGAGATTCTTTGCAATTAACAGTGCATTTAAAAAGTAATAAAAATACCATGTTTCAGCAAAAATCTCCAATAAGAGAAAACGGAACATTTATAAACAGTAATATGTTTCCTTCTTTAGGATATTCTGCAGGAGGAGAACTTACAGATAATAAAACACGTGAAAAATACGATTTACCACCAAATAATTTACAAGCACAACCAACCGATTCTACAGCTTTAGGAAACACGTATATTTCTAAAGATTCTGATTGGATAGATTTTGAAGCAACCGTTTCTACATCCGAAGACCAGATTGCAATTGCACCTGGTTATTTGCAAAAAGAATGGACAGCAGAAGGGCGTAAATATTTCCATTATAAAATGGATAGTAAAATGTTGAATTTTTATGCATTTAATTCGGCAAGATATCAGGTTAAAAAAGAAATGTGGAATGGCATTAGTTTAGAAATTTACTATCACAAACCGCATGATTATAATTTAGATAGAATGATGAAAGGGATGAAAGCTTCGGTTACTTATAACGAGAAAAATTTTAGTCCTTATCAACATAAACAATTAAGAATTATAGAGTTTCCAAGAACTCAAGGTACTTTTGCGCAGTCATTTGCAAATACAATTCCGTTTTCTGAAGGTTTTGGGTTTATTGCTGCTGTAGATGATACAAATGATGATGGCGTAGATTATCCTTTTGCAGTTACTGTTCACGAAGTTGCGCATCAATGGTGGGCGCATCAAGTAATAGGAGCAGACGTTTTGGGAGCAACAATGTTATCAGAAAGTTTGTCGGAATATGTTTCTTTAAAAGTGTTAGAACATCAAAATGGAAAACCTAAAATGCGTACATTTTTAAAAGAAGCTTTAGATGGTTATTTAATGCAAAGAACCATGGAGAGAAAACGTGAAAAAGCGTTAATGTATAATGACGGACAAGGGTATATCCGTTATCAAAAAGGTTCTTTGGTTTTTTATGCTTTGAGTGATTATATAGGTGAAGAAAACTTAAATGGCGCTTTAAAAAAGTATGTAGAAAAAGTAAAGTTTCAAGAAGCACCTTACACAACTTCTGTAGAAATGGTAAATTATATAAGAAAGGTAACTCCAGATTCGTTACAATATATAATTAAAGATATGTTTGAAACAATTACGCTTTATAAAAATAGAATTGTAGACGTAAAATCTACCCAATTAGCAAATGGAAAATATCAAGTAGACATAGAATTTGAAGTTTCTAAATATAGAAATGATGAAAAAGGAAAGAAGTTTTACGGAGAAAAAGTAGGAGATACTTTACGTTATCAAACCGAAAAAATGAGCAAACCAATTTTATCTCTTCCTTTGCAAGATTATATAGATATTGGTGTTTTTGCTAAAGAAGAAGTAGATGGAAAAACGAAGGAAAAAGAACTGTATTTAAAGAAACATAAGATTACACAAATTAATAATAAGATTACAATTATTGTTAATGAAAAACCGGTTGAAGTAGGCGTGGACCCTTATAATAAATTAATAGATACGCAGTCTGACGACAACAGAAGAAAATTATAA
- a CDS encoding ATP-binding cassette domain-containing protein, with protein sequence MKLVIENLTKTYKNGVKAIDNLSIEIGTGMFGLLGPNGAGKSSLMRTIATLQSPDSGSITFGDINVLEDNMSLRKVLGYLPQSFGVYPKMSAEELLDYFATLKGISKKDERKAIVKEVLEITNLYDVRHKHVAGYSGGMKQRFGIAQLLLNNPKLIIVDEPTAGLDPAERHRFLNVLREVGSNCTVIFSTHIVEDVKELCNEMAILNGGKILKHSTPQKATEELENTIWTKIIERDALEENEKNYNILSSNYNQDNTLNIRVHAAEKPSDDFIAATPQLDDVYFIALKQDEPVIA encoded by the coding sequence ATGAAGTTAGTAATTGAAAATTTAACCAAGACTTATAAAAACGGCGTAAAAGCAATCGATAATCTAAGTATCGAAATTGGTACAGGAATGTTTGGTTTGTTAGGCCCAAATGGAGCAGGTAAATCATCTTTAATGAGAACCATAGCAACGTTACAAAGTCCAGATTCTGGTTCAATTACTTTTGGTGATATTAATGTTTTAGAAGACAATATGTCTTTACGTAAAGTGCTAGGGTATTTACCGCAATCTTTTGGTGTGTATCCAAAAATGTCTGCAGAAGAATTATTAGATTATTTTGCTACTTTAAAAGGAATTTCAAAAAAAGACGAGAGAAAAGCGATTGTAAAAGAGGTGTTAGAAATTACCAATTTATATGATGTAAGACATAAACATGTTGCAGGATATTCTGGCGGAATGAAACAACGTTTTGGTATTGCACAATTACTTTTAAACAACCCAAAATTAATTATTGTTGATGAACCAACAGCTGGATTAGATCCTGCAGAAAGACATCGTTTTTTAAATGTTTTACGAGAAGTTGGTAGTAATTGTACGGTTATTTTTTCTACACATATTGTAGAAGATGTAAAAGAGTTGTGTAATGAAATGGCAATTTTAAACGGAGGTAAAATATTAAAACATTCTACACCACAGAAAGCAACAGAAGAATTAGAAAATACTATTTGGACAAAAATTATAGAGAGAGACGCATTGGAAGAAAATGAGAAAAACTACAATATTTTATCTTCTAATTACAATCAAGATAATACGTTAAATATTAGAGTACATGCTGCCGAAAAACCTTCGGATGATTTTATTGCTGCAACTCCGCAATTAGATGATGTGTATTTTATCGCTTTAAAACAAGATGAACCCGTAATTGCATAA
- a CDS encoding M42 family metallopeptidase: MAKKSILNKESLTFLEKYLNNAAPTGYEWEGQKIWMDYLKPYVDTFITDTYGTAVGVINPDAKYKVVIEGHADEISWYVNYISDNGLIYVIRNGGSDHQIAPSKIVNIHTKNGIVKGVFGWPAIHTRDKANEQAPKPDNIFIDTGCATKAEVEALGVHVGCVITYPDEFHILNGDKFVCRALDNRMGGFMIAEVARLLKENKKELPFGLYITNSVQEEIGLRGAEMITQTIKPNVAIVTDVTHDTTTPMIEKKSAGLLELGKGPVIAYAPAVQQKLRDLITETAEKENIPFQRSALSRATGTDTDAFAYSNGGVASALISLPLRYMHTTVEMVHRDDVENVIKMIYETLLNIKGGETFSYFE; this comes from the coding sequence ATGGCAAAAAAATCAATATTAAATAAAGAGTCACTTACATTTTTAGAAAAATATCTAAATAATGCGGCTCCAACTGGTTACGAATGGGAAGGTCAGAAAATTTGGATGGATTATCTAAAACCTTATGTAGACACTTTTATTACAGACACTTACGGAACTGCTGTTGGGGTTATAAACCCAGACGCAAAATACAAAGTAGTTATAGAAGGGCATGCAGATGAAATTTCTTGGTATGTAAATTATATTTCTGATAACGGATTGATTTACGTGATTAGAAACGGAGGATCTGATCATCAAATTGCACCTAGTAAAATTGTAAACATTCATACAAAAAACGGCATTGTAAAAGGTGTTTTTGGATGGCCAGCAATTCATACAAGAGACAAAGCAAATGAACAAGCACCAAAACCAGACAATATTTTTATTGATACAGGTTGTGCTACCAAAGCAGAAGTAGAAGCTTTAGGCGTTCATGTTGGTTGTGTAATTACCTATCCAGATGAATTTCACATCTTAAACGGAGACAAGTTTGTTTGTAGAGCTTTAGACAACAGAATGGGTGGTTTTATGATTGCCGAAGTTGCGCGTTTATTAAAAGAAAATAAAAAAGAATTACCTTTTGGCTTGTACATAACAAACTCTGTACAAGAAGAAATTGGGTTACGTGGTGCAGAAATGATTACACAAACCATAAAACCAAATGTTGCTATTGTTACCGACGTAACACATGATACTACAACTCCAATGATTGAGAAAAAATCTGCTGGTCTTTTAGAATTAGGTAAAGGTCCGGTTATTGCTTACGCACCAGCTGTACAACAAAAATTACGTGATTTAATTACAGAAACTGCCGAAAAAGAAAATATTCCTTTTCAACGTTCTGCGCTTTCTAGAGCAACTGGTACAGATACAGATGCTTTTGCTTATAGCAATGGTGGGGTTGCTTCTGCTTTAATTTCTTTACCATTAAGATACATGCACACCACTGTAGAAATGGTACATAGAGATGATGTAGAAAATGTGATTAAAATGATTTATGAAACATTATTGAATATTAAGGGTGGAGAGACTTTTTCTTATTTTGAATAA
- a CDS encoding NUDIX domain-containing protein, producing MDELLDILTPEGQPTGKTALKSEAHKNGWFHATVHIWLFTSDEKILLQKRASTKKVFPGLWDISVAGHVAAGEDILTSAKREVFEEIGLQLETKDLIKIGTRIHQVSHANGIQDNEHHHVFIAELKVPLSTLTIQEEEVDAIKLYDLSTLKNTENLENVLLPRFHAYYCSVYDKIINYI from the coding sequence ATGGATGAACTCTTAGACATATTAACTCCCGAAGGACAACCTACAGGAAAAACTGCTTTAAAATCTGAAGCACATAAAAACGGTTGGTTTCATGCCACGGTTCATATTTGGTTATTTACTTCGGATGAAAAAATATTGCTTCAAAAAAGAGCGTCGACAAAAAAAGTATTTCCTGGTCTGTGGGATATTTCTGTTGCAGGACATGTTGCTGCTGGTGAAGATATTTTAACCTCGGCAAAAAGAGAAGTTTTTGAAGAAATCGGGTTACAATTAGAGACTAAAGACCTTATTAAAATTGGCACAAGAATTCATCAAGTTTCTCATGCAAACGGAATTCAAGATAACGAACATCATCATGTTTTTATCGCAGAATTAAAAGTTCCTTTATCAACACTAACTATTCAAGAAGAGGAAGTTGATGCTATCAAATTATATGATTTATCAACTTTAAAGAATACCGAAAATCTAGAAAATGTTTTACTCCCTAGATTTCATGCGTATTATTGTTCGGTTTATGATAAAATTATAAATTACATTTAA